Proteins from one Sabethes cyaneus chromosome 2, idSabCyanKW18_F2, whole genome shotgun sequence genomic window:
- the LOC128736978 gene encoding 27 kDa hemolymph protein-like: MIRTNLIAAIGLLAVSFSVTRATDELPQEIKDLDIDKLKEHLPEGLIPPEFQNITLPSLEDIQKIVKEKCSKAAGSDAAFEQAEQAGQRLSECLKDLIDFSDLQQEIKLAKPTGDLDTVFNKYCRRRSTAIECINTFSNDIDVCLEDDERENKRVLVNIVHGLLNFVCHKDGDQIALFIAEEGPECFQEQKQPLIDCFNSTLRGYMDEPTPKFSEGIPKLVMGKKQCDDMDNLRDCFVRVLEDCKESTPANLVESLFKFVRRETPCANFTTPAQAQRRNSGEFTRSSVHVVLITLLMALVAKLMIH, translated from the exons ATGATTCGGACAAACCTCATAGCTGCGATCGGATTGCTGGCAGTATCCTTCTCAG TAACGCGTGCCACCGATGAGCTTCCCCAGGAAATCAAAGATCTCGACATCGACAAGCTGAAGGAACACCTGCCGGAGGGTCTGATACCGCCGGAATTTCAAAACATCACCCTGCCCAGCCTGGAGGACATTCAGAAAATtgtcaaagaaaaatgttcgaaagcAGCCGGCAGCGATGCGGCCTTCGAGCAGGCGGAACAAGCCGGCCAGCGGCTCAGCGAGTGCCTGAAGGATCTGATCGATTTCAGCGACCTGCAGCAGGAGATAAAGCTAGCGAAACCGACCGGTGATTTGGATACGGTTTTCAATAA ATACTGTCGAAGGCGATCGACAGCAATCGAATGTATCAACACGTTCTCGAATGATATCGACGTTTGCTTGGAAGACGACGAGCGAGAAAACAAAAGAGTTTTGGTCAACATTGTCCATGGTTTGTTAAACTTTGTGTGTCACAAGGATGGAGATCAAATTGCCT TATTCATCGCCGAAGAAGGACCGGAATGTTTCCAGGAGCAGAAGCAGCCTCTGATTGACTGTTTCAATAGCACCCTCCGAGGTTACATGGATGAACCTACACCAAAGTTTTCCGAAGGAATTCCCAAGCTAGTGATGGGTAAAAAACAATGCGA TGACATGGACAACCTGAGAGACTGCTTCGTCCGGGTGCTGGAGGACTGCAAAGAATCTACGCCGGCAAATTTAGTAGAGTCCCTGTTTAAGTTCGTGCGAAGAGAAACCCCATGTGCCAATTTTACAACACCCGCACAAGCGCAGCGGCGGAATTCGGGTGAATTCACCAGATCGTCCGTGCACGTCGTTCTGATCACGTTGCTAATGGCACTGGTGGCAAAGTTGATGATCCACTGA